The following coding sequences lie in one Bacteroides helcogenes P 36-108 genomic window:
- a CDS encoding TonB-dependent receptor, whose product MKQILKACLCLLLLFGTANATMADEKANVTKQGTVRGRIIDATKQTLPGASIYIEKLHTGVTSDVNGFYTFSNLDPGTYTVKVSYVGYSPVELKITIPAGHTLEKDVTLNEGVELQEVVVGGAFQGQRRAINSQKSSLGISNVVSADQVGKFPDSNIGDALKRISGINVQYDQGEARFGQVRGTSADLSSVTINGNRIPSAEGDTRNVQLDLIPSDMIQTIEVNKVVTPDMDADAIGGSINLVTKNSPYKRFISATAGTGYNRVSEKAQLNLGFTYGDRFFNDKLGVMLSASYQNSPSGSDDVEFVWDKDANSGEVTLTDYQIRQYYLTRERQSYSAALDYVFNANHKLTFKGIFNNRNDWENRYRTTIKGINLEKDDNGNDYCSINDKGTVRFQTKGGSPDNRNARLERQRTMDFTLGGEHLFGKLSMDWSLNYAKASEERPNERYIDYQLKKQKFDLDLTDERRPLFTPQDGSSMTMTADLLGNKNFSLKEVTEQQEDIQEKDLKAKFDFKLPLKKGFYANALRFGAKMVHKTKDKTVDFYEYTPLDETGFDQANMAALTNQTRSGYMPGSQYAAGNFISKEYLGNLDLNNSTLFEKAQVPAELATNFNAKETVTAGYLRYDQKFGKKWDLMLGLRLENTHVKYSGSQYDADSDETTRTPYESHTYLNVLPSVLVKHDVNDDFKLRASFTNTISRPKYAALAPNISIKRSDNSISVGNPELSPTISYNFDLNGEYYFKSIGLVSAGVFYKKINDFIVDQTLRNYQWNGNSYTKFSQPRNSGDADLLGVELAYQRDFGFIAPALKCIGFYGTYTYSYSRVNNFNFEGRENESGLRLPGSPEHTANASLFFEKYGLNIRWSYNYASAFIDEMGSEKFYDRYYDAVNYMDVNASYTFGRKLKTTFYAEATNLLNQPLRYYQGSKDRTMQSEHYGVRVNAGVKINF is encoded by the coding sequence ATGAAACAAATCTTAAAAGCATGTCTATGCTTGCTATTACTCTTCGGAACGGCCAACGCGACAATGGCCGACGAAAAAGCAAATGTAACCAAACAAGGAACAGTGCGCGGACGTATTATCGACGCCACCAAACAAACTCTCCCGGGCGCCTCCATCTATATCGAGAAACTACACACTGGTGTGACGAGCGACGTCAACGGCTTCTACACATTCTCCAACCTGGACCCGGGAACTTATACAGTGAAGGTGAGCTACGTGGGCTACTCGCCTGTGGAACTGAAAATCACCATCCCCGCAGGACATACCTTGGAGAAGGACGTGACGCTGAATGAAGGCGTGGAGCTGCAAGAAGTGGTAGTGGGCGGAGCCTTCCAGGGTCAACGCCGTGCCATCAACTCGCAGAAGAGCAGCCTGGGCATCAGCAACGTGGTGTCCGCCGACCAAGTGGGCAAGTTCCCCGACTCCAACATCGGCGACGCGCTGAAGCGCATCTCCGGCATCAACGTGCAATATGACCAAGGCGAAGCCCGCTTCGGACAAGTGCGCGGCACGAGCGCCGACCTCAGCTCCGTCACCATCAACGGCAACCGCATCCCCTCTGCCGAAGGCGACACACGCAACGTGCAGCTCGACCTCATCCCCTCGGACATGATTCAGACCATCGAGGTGAACAAGGTGGTGACACCGGACATGGATGCCGATGCCATCGGCGGCAGCATCAACTTAGTGACGAAGAACTCGCCCTACAAGCGCTTCATCAGCGCCACGGCAGGGACGGGCTACAACCGGGTGAGCGAGAAGGCGCAACTGAACCTCGGCTTCACCTATGGTGACCGCTTCTTCAATGACAAGTTGGGCGTGATGCTCTCCGCCTCCTATCAGAACTCCCCCAGCGGAAGCGACGACGTGGAGTTTGTATGGGACAAGGACGCGAACTCCGGCGAAGTGACCCTGACCGACTATCAGATACGCCAATACTACCTGACCCGCGAACGCCAGAGCTACTCCGCCGCGCTGGACTACGTGTTCAACGCCAACCACAAGCTGACCTTCAAGGGCATCTTCAACAACCGCAACGACTGGGAGAACCGCTACCGCACGACCATCAAGGGCATCAACCTTGAGAAAGACGACAACGGCAACGACTACTGCTCCATCAATGACAAGGGAACCGTGCGCTTCCAGACCAAAGGCGGCAGCCCCGACAACCGCAACGCCCGCCTGGAACGCCAACGCACGATGGACTTCACCTTAGGCGGCGAGCACCTCTTCGGCAAGCTGAGCATGGACTGGAGCCTGAACTACGCCAAAGCGAGCGAGGAACGCCCCAACGAACGATACATTGACTATCAACTGAAAAAGCAGAAGTTCGACCTCGACCTCACGGACGAACGCCGGCCGCTCTTCACCCCGCAAGACGGCTCGTCCATGACGATGACCGCCGACCTGCTGGGCAACAAGAACTTCAGTCTGAAGGAAGTGACCGAGCAGCAGGAAGACATTCAGGAGAAAGACCTCAAAGCGAAGTTCGACTTCAAGCTGCCCCTGAAGAAAGGCTTCTATGCCAACGCCCTGCGCTTCGGCGCCAAGATGGTGCACAAGACCAAAGACAAGACCGTGGACTTCTACGAATACACCCCGCTGGACGAGACCGGATTTGACCAAGCTAACATGGCCGCCCTCACCAACCAGACACGCAGCGGATACATGCCCGGCAGCCAGTACGCGGCAGGCAACTTCATCAGCAAGGAATACTTAGGCAACCTGGACTTGAACAACAGCACCCTCTTTGAGAAAGCACAAGTGCCCGCAGAACTCGCCACCAACTTCAACGCCAAAGAGACCGTGACGGCAGGCTACCTGCGCTACGACCAGAAGTTCGGCAAGAAGTGGGACCTGATGTTGGGACTCCGCCTGGAGAACACCCACGTGAAGTACAGCGGCAGCCAGTACGACGCCGACAGTGACGAAACCACCCGCACCCCCTACGAGAGCCACACGTACCTCAACGTGCTGCCCTCCGTCCTGGTGAAGCATGACGTGAACGACGACTTCAAGCTCCGCGCCTCCTTCACCAACACCATCTCGCGCCCCAAGTACGCCGCCCTTGCGCCCAACATCAGCATCAAGCGCAGCGACAACTCCATCTCCGTGGGCAATCCCGAGCTGAGCCCCACCATCAGCTACAACTTCGACCTCAACGGCGAATACTACTTCAAGAGCATCGGGCTGGTCAGCGCCGGCGTGTTCTACAAGAAGATAAACGACTTCATCGTAGACCAGACCCTGCGCAACTACCAGTGGAACGGCAACTCCTACACCAAGTTCAGCCAACCCCGCAACTCGGGCGACGCCGACCTGCTTGGCGTGGAACTCGCCTACCAGCGCGACTTCGGCTTCATCGCCCCCGCCCTGAAGTGCATCGGCTTCTACGGCACGTACACCTATTCTTATAGCCGTGTGAACAACTTCAACTTTGAAGGCCGCGAGAACGAAAGCGGACTGCGCCTGCCCGGTTCGCCCGAGCACACCGCCAACGCCTCCCTCTTCTTCGAGAAGTACGGGCTCAACATCCGCTGGAGCTACAACTACGCCTCCGCCTTCATCGACGAGATGGGCAGCGAGAAGTTCTACGACCGCTACTACGATGCCGTCAACTACATGGACGTGAACGCCAGCTACACCTTCGGCCGCAAGCTCAAGACCACCTTCTACGCCGAAGCCACCAACCTGCTGAACCAACCCCTGCGCTACTATCAAGGCAGCAAGGATCGCACCATGCAGAGCGAACACTACGGCGTGCGGGTAAACGCGGGCGTAAAGATAAACTTCTGA
- a CDS encoding sulfatase family protein codes for MKSTPLQLLGVLPLCISGQLYAQDSPNLVFIMADQWRGDAMGCIGKEPVKTPYVDALAAEGVNFTNAISSCPVSSPARGMLMSGMYPHKSGVPGNCNSANAPYGVELPQDVRAWSDVLKDGGYQTGYIGKWHLDAPYQPYVDTYNNRGKVAWNEWCPKERRHGFDYWEAYGTYDNHLNPMYWSTDAPRDSFHYVSQWGPEYEATKAVKYLNAIDRKKPFALVVSMNPPHTGYELVPDRYKEMYDNLDVEALCLNRPDIPAKGTEMGDYFRDNLRNYYACITGVDENIGRIVNELKRLGLFHNTIVVVTSDHGICMGAHQLAGKDIFYEEAMRIPMIVSCPRLMKPRTDNVTPLAFADLYPTLLSMMGFKKQIPPTVQTLDFSAALLSGEEKRDVVQPYYYILPSNHSTGYRGLRTPTHTFVLHATDGKVDDVLLFDRTLDPYEMKNIAGERQRLVKKLKAQLKQWLREKDDPFYSFL; via the coding sequence ATGAAAAGTACTCCGTTACAATTACTGGGTGTTCTTCCGCTTTGTATCAGTGGGCAGTTATATGCTCAGGACTCTCCCAATCTTGTCTTTATCATGGCCGACCAATGGCGTGGAGATGCCATGGGATGCATCGGCAAAGAACCTGTGAAAACTCCGTATGTAGATGCTTTGGCCGCCGAAGGTGTTAACTTCACCAATGCCATTAGTAGCTGCCCCGTTTCTTCACCTGCACGCGGCATGCTGATGAGTGGCATGTATCCTCATAAAAGCGGCGTGCCGGGAAACTGCAACTCTGCCAATGCCCCGTACGGTGTGGAACTGCCCCAAGACGTGCGTGCTTGGAGTGATGTGCTGAAAGATGGCGGCTACCAGACGGGATATATCGGCAAGTGGCACTTGGATGCTCCTTATCAGCCTTATGTAGATACTTACAACAACCGTGGAAAAGTGGCTTGGAACGAATGGTGTCCCAAGGAACGCCGTCATGGATTTGATTATTGGGAAGCATACGGCACTTATGACAATCATCTGAACCCCATGTACTGGAGTACGGATGCTCCGCGTGACAGTTTCCATTACGTCAGCCAATGGGGGCCCGAGTACGAGGCAACCAAAGCCGTGAAGTATTTGAATGCAATAGACAGAAAGAAGCCTTTTGCCTTAGTGGTGTCCATGAACCCGCCTCACACTGGTTATGAACTTGTCCCCGACCGCTATAAAGAGATGTATGATAACCTCGATGTGGAAGCTCTCTGTCTCAATCGCCCCGATATTCCGGCCAAGGGTACGGAGATGGGTGACTACTTTCGTGACAATCTCCGCAATTATTATGCCTGTATCACCGGAGTGGACGAGAACATAGGCCGCATCGTCAATGAACTGAAGCGGCTCGGATTGTTTCACAATACCATTGTGGTGGTCACCTCTGATCATGGTATCTGCATGGGGGCGCATCAATTGGCCGGCAAGGACATCTTCTATGAGGAGGCCATGCGCATTCCGATGATTGTCTCCTGCCCCAGACTGATGAAGCCGCGCACGGATAATGTCACTCCGCTGGCCTTTGCCGACCTTTATCCTACGCTGCTTTCGATGATGGGATTCAAGAAACAGATTCCGCCGACGGTGCAGACATTGGATTTCTCTGCTGCTCTGCTCTCCGGTGAAGAAAAAAGAGACGTGGTGCAGCCTTACTACTATATCCTGCCTTCGAATCATAGTACCGGCTATCGCGGATTGCGCACGCCTACACATACTTTTGTACTGCATGCCACGGACGGAAAGGTGGACGATGTACTCCTTTTTGACCGCACGCTCGATCCATACGAGATGAAAAATATTGCCGGAGAACGGCAAAGGCTGGTAAAGAAACTGAAAGCTCAGCTCAAACAGTGGTTGAGAGAGAAAGACGATCCTTTTTATTCTTTCTTATAG
- a CDS encoding alpha-L-fucosidase produces MKKLYVLVILFMSCFLCSAQSDITVPKPHQLKWHEAEMGAVFHYDLHVFDGIRYGQGNNRINPIEDYNIFNPTQLDTDQWVLAAKAAGCKFAVLTATHETGFGLWQSDVNPYCLKAVKWRDGKGDIVRDFVNSCRKYGLQPGIYIGIRWNSLLGIHNFKAEGDGEFAKNRQAWYKRLCEKMVEELCTRYGDLFMIWFDGGADDPRGDGPDVEPIVNKYQPNCLFYHNIDRADFRWGGSETGTVKYPCWSTFPVPCSHHKRLEADTDLLELLKHGDPAGKYWVPAMADSPLRGANGRHEWFWEPDDENNVYSLEALMDIYEKSVGRNATLIMGLTPDPDGLIPAGDRQRLKEWGEEINRRFGMPVAKTTGQKKSLALNLGKKQVISSCVIQENIAKGERIRRYQVEVKVNGKWQAVCDGEAVGHKRIETFEPVETTGVRLKVVEAVALPDIINFSIY; encoded by the coding sequence ATGAAGAAACTATATGTATTGGTGATACTCTTTATGAGTTGCTTCTTATGTTCTGCACAGTCAGACATTACTGTCCCTAAGCCCCATCAACTGAAGTGGCATGAGGCCGAAATGGGAGCTGTGTTTCATTATGACCTGCATGTCTTCGATGGCATCCGTTACGGACAAGGCAACAACCGTATTAATCCGATAGAAGACTATAATATTTTCAACCCTACGCAGTTGGATACCGACCAGTGGGTGCTGGCTGCAAAAGCTGCCGGATGCAAGTTCGCCGTGCTGACGGCTACCCATGAAACCGGCTTTGGGCTTTGGCAGAGTGATGTGAATCCCTACTGCCTGAAAGCCGTGAAATGGCGTGACGGAAAGGGTGATATTGTGCGTGATTTCGTTAATTCGTGCCGCAAGTATGGTTTGCAACCGGGTATCTATATCGGTATCCGTTGGAACTCTTTGCTGGGCATCCATAACTTCAAGGCGGAAGGTGACGGAGAGTTTGCCAAGAACCGCCAGGCTTGGTACAAACGTTTGTGCGAGAAGATGGTGGAAGAACTCTGCACCCGCTATGGCGATCTGTTCATGATATGGTTCGATGGCGGTGCGGATGATCCGCGAGGTGACGGGCCTGATGTAGAGCCTATCGTCAATAAGTATCAGCCCAACTGCTTGTTCTATCATAATATAGATCGTGCGGACTTCCGTTGGGGTGGTTCGGAAACAGGTACGGTGAAGTATCCTTGCTGGTCAACCTTTCCTGTGCCTTGCTCGCACCACAAGCGTTTGGAAGCAGATACTGATTTGCTGGAACTGTTGAAACATGGAGATCCCGCTGGAAAATACTGGGTTCCTGCTATGGCCGACAGTCCCCTGCGCGGAGCCAATGGCCGGCATGAATGGTTCTGGGAGCCGGATGATGAGAATAATGTCTATTCTTTGGAGGCATTGATGGATATATACGAGAAATCGGTGGGAAGGAATGCTACCCTGATTATGGGACTGACTCCCGATCCTGACGGACTGATTCCGGCAGGTGACCGGCAACGTCTGAAGGAATGGGGTGAAGAAATAAACCGCCGTTTCGGTATGCCTGTGGCTAAGACTACCGGACAGAAGAAAAGCCTGGCGCTGAATCTCGGAAAGAAGCAGGTGATAAGCTCTTGCGTCATTCAGGAGAATATTGCCAAAGGCGAGAGAATCCGTCGCTATCAAGTGGAGGTAAAGGTGAATGGGAAGTGGCAGGCAGTCTGTGACGGTGAGGCTGTGGGGCATAAGCGTATTGAAACCTTTGAACCGGTAGAGACTACCGGGGTCAGGCTGAAAGTTGTTGAGGCGGTTGCCTTGCCGGATATCATCAATTTCAGCATCTATTGA
- a CDS encoding sulfatase, whose protein sequence is MNKYLLYSLALTSTAATLLTVQAQKTPTEKPLSSRPNIILFMVDDMGWQDTSLPFWTQKTHYNEVYETPNMERLARQGMMFTQAYACNISSATRCSLLTGANMSRHRVTNWTLQRDKQTDRKSQTIDLPDWNYNGISQVEGINNTFVGTSFVELLRRSGYHTIHCGKAHFGSIDTPGENPTHWGFEVNIAGHAAGGLATYLSEKNYGHTRDGKPTSLMSIPGLENYWGTGVFATEALTREAVKALDKAKKYNQPFYLYMAHYAIHVPVDKDMRFFPKYVRKGLSDKEAAYASLIEGMDKSLGDLMDWLEENGEADNTIILFMSDNGGLASEPGWRDGKIHTQNAPLNSGKGSLYEGGIREPMIVSWPGTVKPGTRCNDYLMIEDFYPTILDMAGVKNYTTVSPVDGISFLPLLKGTGNPSKGRSLVWNCPNIWGNDGPGINLNCAIRKDDWKLVYYYETGAKELFCIPEDIGEKDNVASRHPDIVKRLSKELGEYLRKVGGQRPSFKASGQPCPWPDEVR, encoded by the coding sequence ATGAACAAATATCTTTTATATTCCTTAGCATTGACTTCTACTGCTGCTACGTTGCTTACGGTACAAGCACAGAAGACACCCACAGAGAAACCTCTGTCATCCCGTCCCAATATCATCCTTTTCATGGTGGACGACATGGGATGGCAAGATACTTCACTGCCTTTCTGGACACAGAAGACGCACTATAATGAAGTTTACGAGACACCCAATATGGAACGTCTGGCGCGGCAGGGCATGATGTTTACTCAGGCCTATGCTTGCAACATCAGTTCGGCCACCCGTTGCAGTCTGCTGACTGGAGCCAACATGAGTCGGCATCGCGTCACCAACTGGACGCTGCAGCGTGATAAACAGACCGATCGCAAGAGCCAGACCATAGACCTGCCCGACTGGAACTACAATGGTATCAGTCAGGTGGAGGGCATCAACAATACCTTTGTCGGCACTTCTTTCGTGGAGTTGCTGCGTCGTAGCGGCTATCACACCATTCATTGCGGTAAGGCGCATTTCGGCTCTATCGACACTCCGGGAGAGAATCCCACGCACTGGGGCTTTGAAGTAAATATTGCCGGACATGCTGCGGGAGGGCTTGCCACATATCTTAGCGAAAAGAACTATGGACATACTCGTGACGGGAAGCCCACTTCACTGATGTCTATCCCCGGTTTGGAGAACTATTGGGGGACGGGAGTATTTGCCACTGAAGCCCTGACGCGTGAGGCGGTAAAGGCATTGGATAAGGCCAAGAAGTACAACCAGCCTTTTTATCTTTACATGGCTCATTACGCTATCCATGTGCCGGTGGACAAGGATATGCGTTTCTTCCCCAAATATGTAAGGAAAGGATTGAGCGACAAGGAAGCGGCCTATGCCTCACTGATAGAGGGTATGGATAAAAGTCTGGGTGATCTGATGGATTGGCTGGAGGAGAATGGTGAGGCAGACAACACTATCATCCTATTTATGAGCGATAACGGCGGCTTGGCATCCGAACCCGGATGGCGTGATGGAAAGATTCATACTCAGAATGCACCGTTGAACAGTGGAAAAGGTTCTCTGTATGAGGGTGGCATCCGTGAACCGATGATTGTCAGTTGGCCCGGTACGGTGAAACCCGGAACGCGATGCAACGACTATCTGATGATAGAAGACTTTTATCCTACGATTCTTGATATGGCGGGAGTCAAGAACTATACTACGGTTTCGCCTGTGGACGGCATCAGCTTTCTGCCTTTGCTCAAGGGTACGGGAAATCCTTCCAAGGGACGCTCCTTGGTATGGAACTGCCCTAATATCTGGGGGAATGACGGTCCCGGTATCAACCTGAACTGTGCCATCCGGAAGGATGACTGGAAGCTGGTCTATTATTATGAGACGGGCGCGAAAGAACTTTTTTGTATCCCGGAGGACATCGGAGAGAAGGACAATGTAGCTTCCCGTCATCCCGATATCGTGAAACGTCTGTCCAAAGAGTTGGGCGAGTATCTGCGCAAAGTGGGCGGACAGCGCCCGTCATTCAAGGCAAGCGGACAACCTTGCCCGTGGCCGGACGAGGTAAGATAA
- a CDS encoding class I SAM-dependent methyltransferase — MTLTEETLRFIREHRNDDVRSLALQTHRYPMVDMPAAITQIAGHQAAKGKIPTWADVENILYPAHLSLEQCSSETTARHKAEMICTIARKENATVYDNLTDLTGGFGIDCAFLSSCFKQVTYVERQEQLCQIASHNFPLLGLTQISVCHDDGISHLQQMQPVDWIFIDPARRDSHGGKAVAIGDCEPDVSVLEDLLLEKARHVFVKLSPMLDLTLALNDLKHVQEAHIVSVNNECKELLLVLGHGESLSADEVPIHCINLGHGTDAGQGINPPALVFTRRKEKEQAVPHTTALKAYLYEPNASILKAGAFRSICASYKVEKLHPNSHLYTSDQYLAHFPGRKFKITGSCGFNKKEVKEMVGAEKKANLTVRNFPATVAELRKRMKLAEGGETYLFATTLGDEKKVLIRCRNVSEK, encoded by the coding sequence ATGACACTGACCGAAGAAACTCTCCGCTTTATCCGGGAACACCGCAATGACGATGTACGCAGCCTTGCCCTGCAAACCCACCGATACCCCATGGTAGATATGCCCGCCGCCATCACGCAAATAGCCGGACACCAGGCTGCGAAAGGGAAAATACCTACTTGGGCAGACGTTGAGAACATACTCTATCCGGCACATTTATCTTTGGAGCAGTGCTCCTCGGAAACGACGGCACGACACAAGGCAGAAATGATCTGTACCATCGCCCGGAAAGAGAATGCGACTGTCTATGACAACCTCACCGACCTGACCGGCGGCTTCGGCATAGACTGTGCCTTCCTTTCCTCCTGCTTCAAGCAGGTGACCTACGTGGAAAGACAAGAACAGTTGTGCCAAATAGCTTCACATAACTTTCCGTTACTGGGATTGACGCAAATCTCTGTCTGCCACGATGACGGCATCAGCCATCTGCAACAGATGCAACCTGTGGACTGGATATTCATTGACCCCGCCCGCCGGGATAGTCATGGCGGAAAGGCCGTTGCCATCGGTGATTGCGAACCGGATGTATCGGTGCTGGAAGACTTGCTGCTCGAAAAGGCACGGCATGTATTCGTCAAACTATCGCCCATGCTGGATCTGACACTGGCATTAAATGACCTGAAGCATGTGCAGGAAGCCCACATCGTGTCGGTGAACAATGAATGTAAAGAGCTGCTGCTTGTACTGGGGCACGGCGAAAGTCTGTCGGCAGACGAAGTACCCATCCACTGCATCAATCTCGGACACGGCACTGATGCCGGACAAGGCATCAATCCCCCTGCCCTCGTCTTCACCCGCAGGAAAGAGAAAGAGCAGGCAGTGCCGCACACCACTGCACTCAAAGCCTATCTTTACGAACCGAATGCTTCTATCTTGAAAGCCGGTGCTTTCCGCAGCATTTGTGCCTCCTATAAGGTAGAGAAGTTGCACCCCAACAGCCACCTCTATACTTCGGATCAATACCTTGCCCACTTCCCCGGACGGAAGTTTAAGATAACCGGCAGTTGCGGCTTCAACAAGAAAGAAGTAAAGGAAATGGTGGGAGCAGAAAAGAAAGCGAATCTCACTGTACGCAACTTCCCCGCCACCGTAGCCGAACTACGGAAGCGGATGAAACTGGCAGAAGGAGGAGAAACGTATCTTTTCGCCACCACCCTGGGTGACGAAAAGAAAGTGCTGATACGCTGCCGGAACGTTTCAGAGAAGTAA
- a CDS encoding M15 family metallopeptidase, producing MKYILFYLYMLCILCSCGNGQKEPSRHIGAPEDSICSAQPVPAKSHTACYLDSLGFVNIAEADTSIAIELMYARADNFTGEVLYKDLHEAYLHPDAMKSLSEAQRLLKELHPDYSLIVYDAARPMHIQQKMWNVVKGTSRQIYVSNPARGGGLHNYGLAVDISILDEQGTPLSMGTPVDYLGREAHITQEEQLVKNGKLTAQERNNRLLLRQVMKKAGFRPLPSEWWHFNRYSRQAAKEKYQIIP from the coding sequence ATGAAATACATCCTCTTTTACCTTTACATGCTGTGCATACTATGCAGTTGCGGCAACGGACAGAAAGAACCTTCACGACATATCGGCGCTCCGGAAGATTCCATCTGCTCCGCACAGCCTGTTCCCGCCAAAAGCCACACAGCCTGCTATCTGGATTCTCTGGGTTTCGTCAACATTGCCGAAGCAGACACCAGCATCGCCATAGAACTAATGTATGCCCGTGCAGATAACTTCACGGGAGAAGTGCTTTATAAAGACCTCCACGAAGCCTATTTACATCCCGATGCCATGAAAAGCTTATCCGAAGCACAACGCCTTTTAAAAGAACTGCATCCGGACTATAGCCTCATCGTATATGACGCCGCACGCCCCATGCACATACAGCAAAAGATGTGGAATGTAGTTAAAGGAACTTCCAGACAGATCTATGTATCCAATCCCGCCCGTGGAGGCGGTTTACACAACTACGGGCTGGCGGTAGATATCAGCATCCTTGACGAACAAGGCACTCCTCTATCCATGGGGACACCGGTAGATTATTTAGGCAGAGAAGCACATATCACGCAAGAAGAGCAATTAGTAAAAAACGGAAAGCTCACCGCCCAGGAACGTAACAACCGCTTACTGCTGCGACAAGTGATGAAAAAGGCCGGTTTCCGCCCATTGCCCAGTGAGTGGTGGCACTTCAATCGTTACAGCAGACAGGCTGCCAAAGAGAAATACCAAATAATTCCATAG
- a CDS encoding flotillin family protein encodes MTQEMMIMTAILIAVVLLTFVGILSRYRKCKSDEVLVVYGKTGGDKKSAKLYHGGAAFVWPIVQGYEFLSMKPMQIDCKLTGALSAQNIRVDVPTTITVAISTDPEVMQNAAERMLGLTMDDKQNLITDVVYGQMRLVIADMTIEELNSDRDKFLSKVKDNIDTELRKFGLYLMNINISDIRDAANYIVNLGKEAESKAQNEAQANIEEQEKLGAIKIATQIKERETKVAETRKDQDIAIAETKKLQEISVANADKDRISQVAVANAEKESQVAKAEAEKNIRIEQANTEKESRIAELNSDMEIKQAEAAKKAAIGRNEAQKAIAQSDAELAVTQATADKQAGEAAARSEASVQTAREIAQKEVEEAKARKVESSLKAEKIVPAEIARQEAILQANAVAEKVTREAEARAKALLAQAQAEAEAIRLKLEAEAEGKKRSLLAEAEGFEAMVKAAESNPAIAIQYKMVDQWKEIAGEQVKAFEHINLGNITVFDGGNGGTSNFLSSLVKTVAPSLGVLDKLPIGETVKSIIHPEDKGEKKTEEKQGNKK; translated from the coding sequence ATGACACAGGAAATGATGATTATGACCGCCATTCTCATAGCGGTTGTTCTGCTTACTTTTGTCGGTATCCTTTCTCGTTACCGCAAATGTAAGAGTGACGAGGTTTTGGTAGTATATGGTAAGACGGGTGGCGATAAGAAATCGGCCAAGTTATACCATGGTGGGGCTGCCTTTGTATGGCCCATCGTTCAGGGATATGAGTTCCTTTCGATGAAGCCGATGCAGATAGACTGCAAGTTGACCGGTGCTTTGTCTGCCCAAAATATTCGTGTGGATGTTCCGACGACTATTACTGTAGCCATCAGTACAGATCCCGAAGTAATGCAGAATGCTGCCGAACGTATGTTGGGACTGACGATGGATGACAAGCAGAATCTGATTACCGATGTGGTTTACGGTCAGATGCGTCTGGTTATTGCCGATATGACGATTGAGGAGTTGAACTCCGACCGTGATAAGTTCTTGTCTAAAGTAAAAGACAATATCGACACGGAACTCCGTAAGTTCGGTTTGTATCTGATGAACATCAATATCAGCGACATCCGCGATGCCGCCAACTATATTGTCAATCTGGGTAAGGAGGCCGAGAGTAAGGCGCAGAACGAGGCTCAGGCAAATATCGAAGAGCAGGAGAAACTTGGAGCCATCAAAATTGCCACTCAGATAAAAGAGCGCGAAACCAAGGTTGCCGAAACCCGTAAGGATCAAGACATCGCCATTGCAGAAACCAAGAAGCTGCAGGAAATCTCCGTAGCCAATGCCGACAAGGATCGTATCTCGCAAGTGGCCGTGGCCAACGCCGAGAAGGAATCGCAGGTGGCTAAGGCCGAGGCCGAGAAAAACATACGCATTGAGCAGGCCAATACGGAAAAGGAGAGCCGCATTGCCGAATTGAATTCTGACATGGAAATCAAACAGGCCGAAGCTGCCAAAAAAGCTGCAATTGGCCGAAACGAAGCGCAGAAAGCCATTGCACAGTCGGATGCAGAACTTGCCGTGACGCAAGCCACTGCCGACAAACAAGCCGGTGAGGCCGCTGCCCGTTCGGAAGCATCCGTACAAACAGCTCGTGAAATAGCCCAGAAAGAGGTGGAAGAAGCTAAAGCCCGAAAAGTGGAATCTTCTTTGAAGGCCGAAAAGATAGTTCCTGCAGAGATAGCCCGTCAGGAAGCTATTCTTCAGGCGAATGCAGTTGCGGAGAAAGTGACCCGTGAGGCTGAGGCACGTGCCAAGGCATTGCTTGCCCAGGCTCAGGCTGAGGCCGAAGCCATCCGACTGAAACTGGAAGCTGAGGCCGAAGGTAAGAAGAGGTCATTGCTTGCCGAGGCCGAAGGTTTCGAGGCTATGGTGAAAGCTGCTGAATCAAATCCGGCTATCGCTATCCAGTACAAGATGGTAGACCAATGGAAGGAAATTGCCGGCGAACAAGTGAAGGCATTCGAACATATCAATTTAGGAAATATCACAGTATTCGATGGTGGAAACGGTGGTACAAGCAATTTCTTGAGTTCGCTGGTAAAGACTGTCGCTCCGAGCCTTGGAGTTTTGGATAAGTTGCCTATCGGAGAGACGGTAAAGAGCATCATACATCCGGAAGACAAGGGGGAGAAGAAGACAGAGGAGAAACAGGGAAATAAAAAGTAA